Part of the Aestuariirhabdus haliotis genome, CCCCGCCGATATGCTGGTGACCCTGAATCAGCTCGACCCTGAAACCACCTTATTTATTATCGCCTCGAAATCCTTTGGCACCCAGGAAACCACTCGCAACGCCGAAGCCTGCCGCAAGTGGCTGCAGAACCATGGCGTAACAACCCCGGACCTGGCCAAACATTTTATGGCGATCACCAGCAACATCGACAAGGCCGTCGAGTTTGGCATCGCCGCCGATAACATCCTGCCCATGTGGGATTGGGTCGGGGGACGTTACTCACTCTGGTCTACCATCGGTCTGCCGATTGCCCTGGGGATTGGCTACGATCGATTCGAACAGTTACTCAAAGGCGCCCGCAGTATGGATCTGCACTTTTGTGAAGCGCCTCTGGAACAGAATATGCCGGTTTTACTGGGCATGCTAGGCATCTGGTACCAGAATTTCTGGCACGCCCGCAGCCATGGCTTGCTCTGCTACAGCTATCACCTGCGCAGCTTTGTTGACCATATCCAGCAACTCGATATGGAAAGCAACGGCAAGAACGTTAATCGCCTGGGCACCGCCCTCGATTATCGCAGCGGAGCCATTATCTGGGGCGGCGAAGGCTGTAACGGGCAACATGCTTATCATCAGCTACTGCATCAGGGCAATCAGCTCACCCCGGTGGACTTTATCGTGCCCCTGCGCAGCCACAGCCCCGAACATCAGCCCCAGCATGGCATTCTGGTCGCCAACGCCTTCAGCCAAAGCCAGGCTCTGATGCAGGGCAAAAGCAGCCTGCAGATCACCGACGAACTGCAAGCCCAGGGGTTGGATGATGCGGCGATCGAAGCCCTGCTACCGCACAAGATCATTCCCGGTAACCGCCCCAGCAACAGCCTGATCACCGAGCAGCTGACTCCCTTCAGCCTGGGGGCATTATTGGCGCTATATGAACATAAAGTGTTTGTACAGGCGGCGGTTTGGGGCATCAACCCCTTCGACCAATGGGGAGTTGAACTGGGTAAACAGCTAAGCGACACTTTGCTAGACAGATTGCAGCACCCCGAGGCGCTGGCCGATCAGGATAGCTCCACCAATGGCCTGATCCGGCTCTACAAAAGCGCTCTCGACGGGTAACCGAACGAATCCCTCGCTTCGGTTGCATAAGGAACAATAACCGAAACGAGAGGCCAACTATGTTCGAGATTGAAAACCATCCGGTCAAGGATGCCATCAAGCAGCGCACCCACATCACCGATGAGCAGTACAAGGAGATGTATAAGCAATCCATCGAGCAGCCAGATACTTTCTGGGCCAACATGGCCAACGAATTCCTGGAGTGGTTTACCCCCTGGGATAAAGTGAGTGAGTTTGACTTTCACAAGGGCGAAGCCGCCTGGTTTATCAACGGCAAGCTGAACGTCAGCTACAACTGTATCGACCGTCACCTGGCCACCAAAGCCAACGATACCGCCATCATCTGGGAAGGCGACAACCCCGATGAAGACGAAAACATCACCTATCAGCAACTGCACGACAAAGTGTGCCGCCTGGCGAATGTGCTCAAAGCCCGCGGCATCAAGAAGGGCGATCCCGTCTGCATCTATATGCCCATGATTCCCGAAGCCGCCTACGCCATGCTCGCCTGCGCGCGTATCGGCGCGGTGCATTCGGTAGTGTTCGGAGGTTTCTCCCCGGAAGCCCTGAAAGATCGTATTCTCAACGCAGATTGCAAAGCGATCATCACCGCCGATGAAGGTTTACGCGGCGGCCGCGCCGTGCCGCTCAAGGTCAATACCGACAAGGCGGTGGAAAGCTGCCCCAATGTTCATACCGTACTCGTGGTCAAACGCACTGGTGGCGACATCGCCTGGAACGAATCACGCGATATCTGGTATCACGAGCATACCGAATCGGCCAGCAGCGAATGTCCAGCCGAACCCATGGATGCCGAAGATCCCCTGTTTATCCTCTACACCTCCGGCTCCACCGGCAAACCCAAAGGCGTCTTGCACACCACGGGCGGTTACCTGCTGCAGTCGGCCATGACTCACAAGTACATTTTTGATTACCATCCCGGTGATGTTTACTGGTGCACCGCCGACGTCGGCTGGATTACCGGCCACTCCTATATTGTCTACGGCCCGCTATGTAACGCCGCCACCACGTTGATGTTTGAAGGCGTTCCCACCTACCCTGACGCGTCCCGCTGCTGGCAGGTGATCGACAAACATAAGGTCAACGTGTTCTATACCGCACCCACCGCGATTCGGGCCCTGATGGCTCAGGGAGACGAATTTGTTACCCGCACCGACCGTTCCTCCTTGAACATCCTGGGTACCGTGGGCGAGCCCATCAACCCGGAGGCCTGGGAGTGGTACTACAATGTCGTCGGCGAAACCCGCTGCCCGATCATGGATACCTGGTGGCAAACCGAAACCGGCGCGGTCATGATCACGCCATTGCCTGGCGCGACTAATCTCAAGCCAGGCTCTGCGACCCGACCTTTCTTTGGTGTTCAGCCCGCGCTGGTTGATCCGGAAGGTAACTTCGTCGAAGGTGCCGCCGAAGGTAATCTGGTGATCACCGCCTCCTGGCCCAGCCAGATTCGCAGCGTGTATGGCGACCACGAGCGCTGTATCCAGACTTACTACAGCACCTATCCTGGTTACTACTTCACCGGTGACGGTGCGCGTCGCGACGAAGACGGGTATTACTGGATTACCGGTCGCGTCGATGACGTGCTGAACGTCTCCGGCCACCGCATGGGTACCGCCGAGATTGAAAGCGCACTGGTGCTGCACGATGCCGTTGCCGAAGCCGCCATTGTGGGCTTCCCACACGATATCAAGGGCCAGGGGATCTATGCCTACATCACGCCGATGCACGACGTAGATCCCAGCCCGGAGCTGGAGAAAGAGTTGCGAGACTTTGTCACCAAAGAGATCGGTGCCATCGCCAAACCGGACTTTATCCAGTGGGCCGTCGGCCTGCCAAAAACCCGCTCCGGCAAGATCATGCGCCGTATTCTGCGCAAGATCGCCAGTGACGAGATCGATTCTCTGGGTGACACCTCAACCCTGGCCGATCCTAGCGTCGTTGATAATCTGATCGATAATCGCGCCCAGCGTTAATCGGCCAACTCGATTGTCATAACCGGCGAGGGGCAGCCTGTAGGCTGCCCCTCGTGCATTTACCGTTAAGACAATTCCCTCCAACAAAGAGCTCTAACACTCCACCTGAACATCCCAACACACCCGATCCTTACCCTGTATCTTAGCCGCATAAAGCTGGCGATCGGCTCGGCTAATCAGCTCATCCAGGGTAATCTCTGTGGAGCCAAGGCTAGAGGCTGCTCCCAGACTGGCACTAAAAAACAATAGTTCCTCGTCCTTTTCAAAACCCAGGCTCGCAATCGAGTCACGAATTCGCTCAGCAGTCACCAAAGCTTCATCAAAAGAGGTTTCCGGCAGCAACATAATAAACTCTTCGCCTCCCCAACGCGCCGCTACATCACTGGCCCGCAGGCCTTGCTCAATCACCCGTGCAATCTGCACCAGGACCTCATCGCCAAAAGCATGGCCGTATCGATCATTGATCGTTTTAAAACCGTCTACATCCAGCAGCAACACACACAGCTGGCGACGATTGCGTAAGCTCGATTGCCACAACGGCTCAACCAACTCATAAAAAGCGCGTCGGTTATTCAAGCCGGTCAATGGATCAACCCTTGCTTCGGTGAGCGCCGACATCTTCTCTTGCTCGGCTATACGAAACCGATCCGCCAGCGCCATTGCCAACAAAACCACATCGAACAACATACCAATATCGGTGGCTCGATATGTCAGGGATGTGAAAGGAATCAACCCTACAACCGCCATAGCGCTGATAGAAGCGCCGATTGCAGCGCAGAAAGAGCCCATCAAAAAATACTTGGCCGAGCGGTTGCCTGAGCATAAAGCAATGGCTCCGACCCCCACCATCGTGAAGGGAAAAAATAATATACCGACGAAAGCAACTCGCAACGCCCAAACAGACTGACCCACAACTATGATGACCAACAGCAAAGCGATCAGGGCCATCACACTGCTTGTTACCCAGGCATTCAACCTGGGAAAACGGCGCTTCAAATCCAGAAAACTCCGGGCGAAAAGCCAACCGAACACAATGAACACCACCATTAACACCGGATTCGACCATTGCTGCCAAACCGGGGCATTCGGCCAGAACCATTGATAGGCATGCCCGGTGTAAGCCAGGTTCGCCGCCAGGAAGCTGCCCAGATACAGTGAATAAAGCAGGTAACGATTATCCCGAAGGCCGAGGAATAGCATCAGGTTATAAGCCAGCAAAGAGCCGATGGCACCGTATAACGCTCCATAGCTGTAGCCCTGCAACAGACCCCGCTGATGGGCTACATCCTGGTCCAGTAAATACACAGGCAGCACCATAGGATCGTGGGACTGAATACGCAGAAGCAGCGTCGTCTGGCCAGGTTCAAAGCTATGATCCACCGTGAAGAAACGGTGACTAACCGCCCGCCCCGAAAAGGGTTTGGCGTCTCCCATCGGCATGTGATCGACCAAGCGCCCGTTTCGCACCCAGTACAGATCGATTTGATTGAGCCAGGAGTTCTCTATCAGTAAGCGTTTGGGCAATAAATCCTGACTGGCATTGTCCAGCTCTATGGCCAGCCACAACGGCCTGGCAGCTATTCCCCGACTGATGACCTCATGACTGGATTCAACAAACAGTCCCTGCGTCAGTGCTTCCAGGGCGGCTGTATGCGTCAGCGGCGCCCCGGACTCTTGATAAAGCTTAAAGTAGCGACCCAGAGCTTCCTGCGGGATCGTCCCCAAATCCAGCGAATCGGCACCGACAGCCGGACTCAGCAGCAGCAACACTGAAACAACAAGACTCCGGAACCAGCAACACTTCATAACGTACAACATCCGTTGTTCTATAGATTACGCTCAGTCCTATTATTCCAGATACTCACACTACCGTACCACCGGTATATCCATCACAATCAGTTTGAATCTTTGCCAATACGCCCAGTCAGCTCTTGGCTCCCCCTAACCAAACCGCTATAATCGCCGCTCTTTTCGGGCCTATAGCTCAGTTGGTCAGAGCAGTGGACTCATAATCCATTGGTCCCAGGTTCAAGTCCTGGTGGGCCCACCAAACACAACAAAAAAGGCTAACCCGGAAGGGTTGGCCTTTTTTGTTTCAATACAGGGTTTACTATGGCCGCCAAAAAATATTACGTCATCTGGGTCGGCCACCAGCCGGGCATCTACACGACCTGGGCCGAGGCCGAACGCCAGGTTAAAGGCTACCCCGGCGCCAAGTACAAATCCTTTCCATCCCAGGCCTCGGCTGAAGCGGCTTATGCCAACAAACCCTCATCATCCAAACCGGTGGCATCAACCAACAAGTCGAGCGGGCAAGCAACTACAAAGGCAGCCAAGTCCCGCCCAATTGCTGGCGTCGATTTTAGTACCGACATCAGCATTTTCTGTGACGGTGCCTGCGATCCCAATCCCGGTCAAGCCGGTACCGGAATTGCCATTTACCAAAAAGACCAATTGCAGCAACTCTGGTACGGTCTCTATAACCCTGCCGGCACCAACAACACTGCCGAACTCTTAGGCCTGCATCATTCCCTACGGTTTGCCCAAGTCGCGGCAGAAAAACAACAGAGCGTCACTATCTATTGTGATTCCAAATACGCCATCGACTGCATTACCAAATGGGCCAAGGGCTGGAAGGCCAAGGGTTGGAAGAAAGCCAACGGGGAGATAAAAAACCTCGAGATCATCAAAGCGGCCCACGCTCTTTATATGCAGATTGCCAAACACATCAACGTGCAGCATGTGAAAGGTCATGCCGGCATCGAAGGCAACGAACTGGCCGACCGAATGTCGGTGGTGGCGATTGAGCGGCAAGAAACCGATTTGTGCCGATTCGAGGAAGGGATGTCGATTGCCGATATTCTTGGACTGGCCAGAGGGTAAATTCGCCCCAGCGAATAATTGCAGTATCGGATACTGCGGTTAACCCTTTTTACCCAAGGCCCCGCCTAACCGATGACAAAAACTGACCAGCCAACAGCTACCAAGGCTGGTCATTCAATTTCTACCCGCTCACCCAAAACAAAGCATTGACTGCATTTTAAAATCAATCCCCGGTGAATTGGCAGCCACCCACCTTTCCAGAGACCTTTAAGCTGCCGCGCCTATTGGCCTAAATCAATCAATACCTGCCACCTATAAAAGGCTAATAGAGGCATGGACTATCCACATCGATCAATATGTTATAACATAACACTATAAATCCACCCTCATATCCAACTGCACTGCCTATGGAGAGCCGGCTCGATTATGGAGAACATTCGCTCACTGACCGATAAAACGGCTATTGGCCTTTCTCTACTCTGCGCGCTTCACTGCCTCGCCTTTCCTTTTGCGATGGTATTAGTGCCGAGCCTGGCAGGGCTGTCCCTGGATGGTGAGGCATTTCATCTATGGATGGTGATCGCCGTTATACCCACCAGCCTGTTTGCCCTGACTCTGGGCTGTAAACATCATAAGCGATATTGGGTCGTGCTGACCGGGCTGGTTGGACTGCTAATTTTAGCCATGGCCGCAATAGCCGGTGCGAAAGTACTCGGCGAGACGGGAGAGAAATCCCTGACGCTGCTCGGGGCGACCGTTATCGCACTGGGACACTACTGGAACTTTCGACGCTGCCAGAACAATGAGCGCTGCCAATGACAGTACCAAAGCTGATCTACGAACGCTTGATACGAAGAGGCAAACCCTGGAGACCGTATCAGAAAACGCCATTTCCGGGGACACAGGACATTGATCGGCCCATGACTTGTATGTGATGCTGGAGCCATCCCCAGCCTTGAAACAGGCGGCCAAGCAAACCTGCCCAACAGGCACTTTTTCACAGATTCTCTATGACCAATATCTCTAACATACCAACCAATATTCTGACCGGTTTTCTGGGAGCTGGAAAAACGTCTGCCATTCTTCAACTGCTAAAACAGAAACCCACCAACGAACGCTGGGCGGTACTGGTCAACGAGTTTGGCGAAATCGGTGTCGACGGCAGTTTTTTTCAAGGCCAGCATAAAGAAGAGAGTGGTATTTTTATTCGTGAAGTTCCCGGCGGTTGCATGTGCTGTGCGGCAGGCTTGCCGATGCAGGTGGCACTTAATATGTTGCTGGCTCGCGCCAAACCTCAACGCCTGCTCATCGAACCAACCGGATTAGGCCACCCCCTCGAAGTGCTACAAAGACTGTCGTCGGACTATTACCGAGAGCTGCTTTCCATTCAACAGGTGGTTACCCTGGTAGATGCCCGTCAGCTTTCAAATCCTCGCTACACGGAGCACGATACGTTCAACCAGCAGATCGCCATCGCCGACCTTGTCGTCGGTAACAAACAGGATCTTTATGAGCCGGGCGATCAAGATACACTTCAACGCTACGTGAAAACCAAAGCACACCCGGACATCAAGGTAGTTTTTGCCGAACAGGGCCAAATCGATCTGGCTCTGCTCAATGGACCAACCCAAATGTCCCTTACCGATTGTCACCATTCACACCAGAAAGAGAACCCATCTACCTATTCCGACACCGAGCTACCTGATTGCGGCTATCTGAAAGCGGTGAATCAGGGTGAAGGATTCGCAAGTGTTGGTTGGCGATTTTCAGCCGAGCGAACCTTTGATCGGACCCAATTAATTCGATTATTGACCAGCCTTGAAGCGGAGCGAATAAAAGCCGTCTTTATCACAGAAGATGGCATTTTCGGTTACAACCTGGCGAGTGACGGGTTAACTGAAATCGAACTAGAGGACTGTCTGGAAAGCCGGATCGAAATCATCGCCACCCATATTGTGGATGATTGGGAACAACGGATTCTGGCTTGTCAGGTATCAAGCTGATCTGCGTCATAGCCTGCACCCAACCGCTCGAAAATGAGTATGTTTTATTAAAAAAACCTAAACAAAGCCTTCTAATCGGCCACAAAATGCTTACCCAGTAACGCATAGTAAAAGTTGGCGTCATTCAAAACGCCGACGAACTGGCCTTCCTCCTCCAGCAATACCGGCAATCGACTGCTGTAACGCAGGTTGATCGCTTCGCGCATATTGATGTCCGGAGAAGCAATGGCAAACTGACCTCTTTCGCCGTCCCCATCCAGCCATCGACTGCTGGGTAAAATCGCATCCGCTTTACCCGTCTGGTGAATTTTGCCACCGTCGAGCTCCACCCAGTAATTATGGTTGCCGTCCAGAATCAAACGATCACCCTGGCGCTTTAACTGCTCAGTGGTCGACATCAGGGCACGCCCCCCCAGCACATTCAGGGGATTGGTATGTGCGACAAAATCTTCCACATAATCACTGCCCGGGTTCAGTACGATCTGCTCCGGCTCACCGTGCTGGATGATCTGCGCCGATTCCATAATGGCAATGTGGGAACCGATTTTTAACGCCTCGTCCAGATCATGACTGACAAAGATGATGGTTTTTTTCAGGTTACGCTGAAGCTCCAGTAACTCGTCTTGCAGCTGGGCGCGAATCAACGGGTCAAGCGCCGAAAAGGGTTCATCCATCAACAGGATGTCGGAGTCCATGGCAAAGGCACGCGCCAGCCCTACCCGCTGCTGCATACCGCCAGAGAGTTCATGGGGCAGGGATTCAGCCCACTGCTCCAGACAAACCATCTCCAACTGCTGCATCGCTTTATGATGGCGTTGCTTTTTGCTCATCCCCTTGAGTTCAAGGCCAAAGGCAACGTTGTCCAACACACTGAGCCAGGGCATCAGGGCAAACTTTTGGAACACCATGGAGATACGCTGGGTGCGCAAATAACGCAGCGTTTTTTCATCGCAATTGGCCAGGTCAATGACCCGATCTCCATCACGAATCTTGAGACTGCCACGACTGATTGGATTTAGACCATTGACGGTTCGTAATAAACTGGATTTGCCCGAACCTGACAACCCCATCAGCACACAGATCTCGCCCTCTTTGACTTGCAAGCTGGCATCCTGAACACCGATCACAGCACCGCTTTGTTCCATGATCTGCTCACGACTCAAACCCTGATCCAACAACCCAATTGCCTCGGCTTGCTGCTCACCAAAAATTACATCCAGGTGTTCAATATCAATAAGGTTGCTCATTTTATCTCCTTCGGGTTGCGCTGTTTACACAATCTGTCCAGCACAATGGCCACCAGTACGATGGCCAACCCCGCCTCAAAACCCTGAGAAATATTAACGGTATTAAGCGCCCGAACTACCGGCTTACCAAGCCCGTCAGCGCCCACCAATGCAGCGATAACCACCATAGACAGTGACAACATGATGCATTGCGTGACCCCAGCCATAATGCTCGGCATGGCCGCAGGCAGCTCGATCTTGAACAGCAACTTCCAGCGCGTCGCACCGAACGCCTTGCCAGCTTCGAGCAACTCTTCGGGCACACTGCTGATACCCAGTGCGGTTAAACGTATGGGCGCGGCAATGGCAAAAACAATGGTGGAGATCAGCCCAGGTACTACCCCGAGCCCGAACAAAATCAGGGTCGGAATCAGATACACAAAGGTGGGAATGGTCTGCATTAAATCGAGCACTGGACGGATCATCGTATTAAAACGCGGGTAATGCGCGGCCAGAATTCCGATTGGAATTCCAAACAGAATGCATAGAAAGGTCGCCATCAACACCAACACCACGGTTTCGATCATTTCGACCCAATAGCCCAGGTTCGAGATCAACAGTAGCGCCAGCACCACAAAGACCACCAACCCTAACGAGCGATGCAGCCAATAGGCTAAACCGCCTACCGCTACAATCAAGGCCACGGGCGGGCACTGCAACAGCCAATCCGTGAGCCCGAGGATCAGCCATTCCAGGGATTCAGAAATGGCATCAAAGAAGCCTGCCGCGTTTCCAATCAGCCAGTCAACCAGCATTTCCATCCACTGACCCAGCGGAATTTTGTGATCGTTTATCCAATCCATTACGGGTATCTCGAAGTTAGCAAGTCAGCACAGCATTAATCACATATTCAACTGCGTCACGCCGCTGGCGTCCGGAATGATTAATAGATGAGTAATGCTTACTATAAAATTGAGCACGACCTCCGCGGTCGCCCCTCATTCAGAGCAAAGGGTGCCGCTTGACGGACACCCTTCAACGTGCGAC contains:
- the pgi gene encoding glucose-6-phosphate isomerase: MKQYAAYAQLIEHRQRLSHHSICELFEQQPDRFERYSLQATGWTLDYSKNRLDDQALATLLGLAEQTGVLSLRDAMFGGQPINHTEQRPALHTALRSQHTAPLEVDGQDIRPLIREAQQRMQRLCEQVHNGLWLGHSGKPIRNVVNIGIGGSFLGPLVVMQGLQNFQHPDVNVHFIANIDPADMLVTLNQLDPETTLFIIASKSFGTQETTRNAEACRKWLQNHGVTTPDLAKHFMAITSNIDKAVEFGIAADNILPMWDWVGGRYSLWSTIGLPIALGIGYDRFEQLLKGARSMDLHFCEAPLEQNMPVLLGMLGIWYQNFWHARSHGLLCYSYHLRSFVDHIQQLDMESNGKNVNRLGTALDYRSGAIIWGGEGCNGQHAYHQLLHQGNQLTPVDFIVPLRSHSPEHQPQHGILVANAFSQSQALMQGKSSLQITDELQAQGLDDAAIEALLPHKIIPGNRPSNSLITEQLTPFSLGALLALYEHKVFVQAAVWGINPFDQWGVELGKQLSDTLLDRLQHPEALADQDSSTNGLIRLYKSALDG
- the acs gene encoding acetate--CoA ligase — translated: MFEIENHPVKDAIKQRTHITDEQYKEMYKQSIEQPDTFWANMANEFLEWFTPWDKVSEFDFHKGEAAWFINGKLNVSYNCIDRHLATKANDTAIIWEGDNPDEDENITYQQLHDKVCRLANVLKARGIKKGDPVCIYMPMIPEAAYAMLACARIGAVHSVVFGGFSPEALKDRILNADCKAIITADEGLRGGRAVPLKVNTDKAVESCPNVHTVLVVKRTGGDIAWNESRDIWYHEHTESASSECPAEPMDAEDPLFILYTSGSTGKPKGVLHTTGGYLLQSAMTHKYIFDYHPGDVYWCTADVGWITGHSYIVYGPLCNAATTLMFEGVPTYPDASRCWQVIDKHKVNVFYTAPTAIRALMAQGDEFVTRTDRSSLNILGTVGEPINPEAWEWYYNVVGETRCPIMDTWWQTETGAVMITPLPGATNLKPGSATRPFFGVQPALVDPEGNFVEGAAEGNLVITASWPSQIRSVYGDHERCIQTYYSTYPGYYFTGDGARRDEDGYYWITGRVDDVLNVSGHRMGTAEIESALVLHDAVAEAAIVGFPHDIKGQGIYAYITPMHDVDPSPELEKELRDFVTKEIGAIAKPDFIQWAVGLPKTRSGKIMRRILRKIASDEIDSLGDTSTLADPSVVDNLIDNRAQR
- a CDS encoding diguanylate cyclase, which encodes MLLLLSPAVGADSLDLGTIPQEALGRYFKLYQESGAPLTHTAALEALTQGLFVESSHEVISRGIAARPLWLAIELDNASQDLLPKRLLIENSWLNQIDLYWVRNGRLVDHMPMGDAKPFSGRAVSHRFFTVDHSFEPGQTTLLLRIQSHDPMVLPVYLLDQDVAHQRGLLQGYSYGALYGAIGSLLAYNLMLFLGLRDNRYLLYSLYLGSFLAANLAYTGHAYQWFWPNAPVWQQWSNPVLMVVFIVFGWLFARSFLDLKRRFPRLNAWVTSSVMALIALLLVIIVVGQSVWALRVAFVGILFFPFTMVGVGAIALCSGNRSAKYFLMGSFCAAIGASISAMAVVGLIPFTSLTYRATDIGMLFDVVLLAMALADRFRIAEQEKMSALTEARVDPLTGLNNRRAFYELVEPLWQSSLRNRRQLCVLLLDVDGFKTINDRYGHAFGDEVLVQIARVIEQGLRASDVAARWGGEEFIMLLPETSFDEALVTAERIRDSIASLGFEKDEELLFFSASLGAASSLGSTEITLDELISRADRQLYAAKIQGKDRVCWDVQVEC
- a CDS encoding ribonuclease H1 domain-containing protein, coding for MAAKKYYVIWVGHQPGIYTTWAEAERQVKGYPGAKYKSFPSQASAEAAYANKPSSSKPVASTNKSSGQATTKAAKSRPIAGVDFSTDISIFCDGACDPNPGQAGTGIAIYQKDQLQQLWYGLYNPAGTNNTAELLGLHHSLRFAQVAAEKQQSVTIYCDSKYAIDCITKWAKGWKAKGWKKANGEIKNLEIIKAAHALYMQIAKHINVQHVKGHAGIEGNELADRMSVVAIERQETDLCRFEEGMSIADILGLARG
- a CDS encoding MerC domain-containing protein; the protein is MENIRSLTDKTAIGLSLLCALHCLAFPFAMVLVPSLAGLSLDGEAFHLWMVIAVIPTSLFALTLGCKHHKRYWVVLTGLVGLLILAMAAIAGAKVLGETGEKSLTLLGATVIALGHYWNFRRCQNNERCQ
- a CDS encoding CobW family GTP-binding protein — translated: MTNISNIPTNILTGFLGAGKTSAILQLLKQKPTNERWAVLVNEFGEIGVDGSFFQGQHKEESGIFIREVPGGCMCCAAGLPMQVALNMLLARAKPQRLLIEPTGLGHPLEVLQRLSSDYYRELLSIQQVVTLVDARQLSNPRYTEHDTFNQQIAIADLVVGNKQDLYEPGDQDTLQRYVKTKAHPDIKVVFAEQGQIDLALLNGPTQMSLTDCHHSHQKENPSTYSDTELPDCGYLKAVNQGEGFASVGWRFSAERTFDRTQLIRLLTSLEAERIKAVFITEDGIFGYNLASDGLTEIELEDCLESRIEIIATHIVDDWEQRILACQVSS
- the choV gene encoding choline ABC transporter ATP-binding protein, yielding MSNLIDIEHLDVIFGEQQAEAIGLLDQGLSREQIMEQSGAVIGVQDASLQVKEGEICVLMGLSGSGKSSLLRTVNGLNPISRGSLKIRDGDRVIDLANCDEKTLRYLRTQRISMVFQKFALMPWLSVLDNVAFGLELKGMSKKQRHHKAMQQLEMVCLEQWAESLPHELSGGMQQRVGLARAFAMDSDILLMDEPFSALDPLIRAQLQDELLELQRNLKKTIIFVSHDLDEALKIGSHIAIMESAQIIQHGEPEQIVLNPGSDYVEDFVAHTNPLNVLGGRALMSTTEQLKRQGDRLILDGNHNYWVELDGGKIHQTGKADAILPSSRWLDGDGERGQFAIASPDINMREAINLRYSSRLPVLLEEEGQFVGVLNDANFYYALLGKHFVAD
- the choW gene encoding choline ABC transporter permease subunit — encoded protein: MDWINDHKIPLGQWMEMLVDWLIGNAAGFFDAISESLEWLILGLTDWLLQCPPVALIVAVGGLAYWLHRSLGLVVFVVLALLLISNLGYWVEMIETVVLVLMATFLCILFGIPIGILAAHYPRFNTMIRPVLDLMQTIPTFVYLIPTLILFGLGVVPGLISTIVFAIAAPIRLTALGISSVPEELLEAGKAFGATRWKLLFKIELPAAMPSIMAGVTQCIMLSLSMVVIAALVGADGLGKPVVRALNTVNISQGFEAGLAIVLVAIVLDRLCKQRNPKEIK